The proteins below come from a single Leptotrichia sp. oral taxon 223 genomic window:
- the leuS gene encoding leucine--tRNA ligase: MIKEYNPNEIEKKWQDKWAQKDVFKSENKADGKENYYVLEMFAYPSGKLHVGHLRNYAIGDAIARYKKMKGFNVLHPFGWDSFGLPAENAAIDHGAHPGKWTKANIDNMRRQLKLMGLSYDWGRELSTYTPEYYKWNQKFFIEMYKKGLVYKKKSFVNWCPECNTVLANEQVEDGKCWRHSKTDVIQKELSQWYFKITEYAEELLQGHEELRGHWPEQVLTMQKNWIGKSTGSEVDFILDYKFENNGNSHLKLNDKGEVVISVFTTRPDTLYGVTYATVAPEHPLVEEVILKENPGIREKVEAMRNEDKIARTAEDKEKEGVFSGLYVINPVNGEKVQLWVANYVLMDYGTGAVMAVPAHDERDFQFAKKYNLDLKIVVNPVDKNGNLEEVSVEKLENALTVPGVLVNSEEFNGLNSNEAKEKITEKLEKIGLGKKTVNYRLHDWLISRQRYWGTPIPVIYDEDGNIYLEEEENLPVKLPTDIEFNGKGNPLETSEEFKNVILPNGKKGRRETDTMDTFVDSSWYYLRYLDSHNADKPFEKADADAWTPVNQYIGGIEHAVMHLLYARFFHKSLRDLGYVDTNEPFKKLLTQGMVLGPSFYSQNERRYLFPREAEFKDGKAFSIKTGEELVTKVEKMSKSKNNGVDPEEIVKEYGADSSRVFTLFAAPPEKELEWNMNGLAGAYRFINRLYLLVSGTAEFSDHNAKSENHYGVELKNRNQKDEEIQKKLHQTVKKVTESIEDDFHFNTAIAAVMELLNDMTTYKQEVIDKDNISTESKKIWREVLEKTILLIAPFAPHVADELWAYLGNKTFTFEEEWPKYDEELTKDHTFNLVIQVNGKVRDMVSTQIEISKDDAEKLALESEKAKKFIDGKEVVKVIVVPNKLVNVVVKG, encoded by the coding sequence ATGATTAAGGAATATAATCCTAATGAAATTGAGAAAAAATGGCAAGACAAATGGGCCCAAAAAGATGTTTTTAAATCTGAAAATAAAGCTGATGGGAAAGAGAATTATTATGTGCTTGAGATGTTTGCATATCCGTCAGGGAAATTACATGTTGGGCATTTGAGAAATTATGCGATTGGTGATGCGATTGCTAGATATAAGAAAATGAAAGGGTTTAATGTGTTGCATCCGTTTGGATGGGATAGTTTTGGGTTACCTGCGGAAAATGCGGCGATTGATCATGGGGCTCATCCTGGAAAATGGACTAAAGCGAACATTGATAATATGAGAAGACAGTTGAAACTTATGGGTCTTTCTTATGATTGGGGTAGAGAACTTAGTACTTACACTCCAGAGTATTACAAATGGAATCAAAAATTTTTTATTGAAATGTATAAAAAAGGATTGGTTTATAAGAAAAAATCTTTTGTAAACTGGTGTCCTGAGTGTAATACGGTTTTGGCGAATGAACAAGTCGAAGATGGGAAATGCTGGAGACATAGTAAAACTGATGTTATTCAAAAGGAATTGTCGCAATGGTATTTTAAAATTACAGAATATGCAGAAGAATTGCTGCAAGGACATGAGGAACTTAGAGGACATTGGCCTGAACAAGTTTTGACTATGCAAAAAAACTGGATTGGAAAATCGACTGGGTCAGAAGTTGACTTTATTTTAGATTACAAATTTGAAAATAATGGAAATTCACATTTGAAATTGAATGACAAGGGAGAAGTTGTAATTTCTGTGTTTACAACAAGACCTGACACGCTTTATGGAGTTACTTATGCAACTGTTGCACCAGAACATCCGTTGGTTGAAGAAGTTATTTTAAAGGAAAATCCTGGTATTAGAGAAAAAGTTGAAGCGATGAGAAATGAGGATAAAATCGCTCGTACAGCGGAAGATAAGGAAAAAGAAGGAGTATTTTCTGGACTTTATGTGATTAATCCTGTAAATGGAGAAAAAGTTCAGTTGTGGGTTGCAAATTATGTATTGATGGATTACGGGACAGGAGCTGTAATGGCGGTACCTGCACACGATGAAAGAGATTTTCAATTTGCTAAGAAATATAACTTGGATTTGAAAATTGTTGTAAATCCTGTTGATAAAAATGGAAATTTAGAAGAAGTTTCCGTTGAAAAATTGGAAAATGCATTGACAGTTCCGGGAGTATTGGTAAATTCAGAAGAATTTAACGGATTAAATAGTAATGAAGCAAAAGAGAAAATTACTGAAAAATTGGAAAAAATTGGGCTTGGTAAGAAAACGGTAAATTATAGACTTCATGACTGGTTGATTAGTAGACAAAGATATTGGGGAACTCCAATTCCTGTGATTTATGATGAAGATGGGAATATTTACTTGGAAGAAGAAGAAAACTTGCCTGTGAAGCTGCCTACAGATATTGAATTTAATGGGAAAGGAAATCCGCTTGAAACTTCGGAAGAGTTTAAAAATGTGATTTTGCCGAATGGGAAAAAAGGTAGAAGAGAAACTGATACGATGGATACTTTCGTTGACTCGTCTTGGTACTATTTGAGATATTTGGATTCTCACAATGCAGATAAACCTTTTGAAAAAGCGGATGCAGATGCTTGGACACCTGTAAATCAATATATTGGTGGAATTGAACATGCGGTAATGCATTTGCTTTATGCGAGATTTTTCCACAAATCACTTAGAGATTTGGGATATGTTGATACAAATGAGCCGTTTAAAAAATTGTTGACGCAAGGAATGGTTTTAGGACCTTCATTCTATTCACAAAATGAAAGAAGATACTTATTTCCAAGAGAAGCTGAATTTAAAGATGGGAAAGCGTTTTCGATTAAAACAGGGGAAGAATTAGTTACAAAAGTAGAAAAAATGAGTAAATCAAAAAATAATGGAGTTGACCCCGAAGAAATCGTGAAAGAATACGGAGCTGACTCTTCAAGAGTGTTTACATTATTTGCTGCACCGCCTGAAAAAGAATTGGAATGGAACATGAATGGGCTTGCAGGGGCATACAGATTTATAAATAGATTGTATTTATTGGTTTCTGGAACTGCAGAATTTTCTGACCACAATGCGAAATCAGAAAATCATTACGGAGTTGAATTAAAAAATAGAAATCAAAAAGATGAAGAAATTCAAAAGAAATTGCATCAAACAGTGAAAAAAGTTACAGAAAGTATCGAAGATGACTTCCACTTCAATACTGCGATTGCAGCTGTCATGGAATTATTAAACGACATGACGACATACAAGCAAGAAGTGATTGATAAAGACAATATTTCTACAGAAAGTAAAAAAATCTGGCGAGAAGTATTGGAAAAAACAATTTTGTTAATCGCACCATTTGCACCGCATGTAGCTGATGAATTGTGGGCTTATTTAGGAAATAAAACATTTACTTTTGAAGAAGAATGGCCAAAATATGACGAAGAATTGACAAAAGACCATACTTTCAATTTGGTAATCCAAGTAAACGGAAAAGTGAGAGATATGGTTTCGACTCAAATCGAAATTTCAAAAGATGACGCTGAAAAACTTGCGCTGGAATCAGAAAAAGCTAAGAAATTTATTGATGGAAAAGAAGTTGTGAAAGTGATTGTTGTACCTAATAAATTGGTTAATGTTGTTGTGAAAGGGTAA
- a CDS encoding SDR family oxidoreductase, producing the protein MAKIAVTGVTGHLGGIVSKLCKKNGIEVRNLARNVEKAKKLGFSNVFKSSYDKSEDTVKSLEGIDVLFMVSGSENPNRVQQHKDFIDAAKMAKVSHIIYLSFYNASKNSVFTLARDHFVTEEYIKENGFKYTFLRDNFYADFFVNLCREYGEIKGPAGNGKVSVVVRSDVSEVVAKILENPKKWENQTLNMTGPEELTMNEIVKIVSEHFGKEIKYTNETVKEAYESRKIWKAEQWEYDSWVSTYIAIAQGEQSGVSDDIEKVLGRKATSLMEYLKQL; encoded by the coding sequence ATGGCTAAAATAGCAGTAACTGGAGTGACAGGACATTTAGGCGGAATTGTTTCAAAATTATGTAAGAAAAATGGAATAGAAGTTAGAAACTTAGCTAGAAATGTGGAAAAAGCTAAAAAACTTGGATTTTCTAATGTTTTTAAGTCGAGTTATGATAAATCTGAAGATACTGTGAAATCGTTAGAGGGAATTGATGTGCTTTTTATGGTGTCAGGTTCGGAAAATCCTAATCGTGTTCAGCAACATAAGGATTTTATTGATGCGGCTAAAATGGCAAAAGTTTCGCACATTATTTATCTTTCGTTTTACAATGCTTCAAAAAATTCTGTATTCACGTTGGCTAGGGATCATTTTGTAACAGAAGAGTATATTAAGGAAAATGGTTTCAAATATACATTTTTGAGGGATAATTTTTATGCGGATTTCTTTGTAAATCTATGTAGAGAATACGGAGAAATAAAAGGACCTGCTGGGAACGGAAAGGTTTCTGTTGTAGTGCGTTCAGATGTTTCGGAAGTTGTTGCAAAAATTTTGGAAAATCCAAAAAAATGGGAAAATCAAACTTTGAATATGACGGGGCCTGAGGAACTTACAATGAATGAAATTGTAAAAATTGTGAGTGAACATTTTGGCAAAGAAATTAAGTATACTAATGAAACTGTAAAAGAAGCTTATGAAAGCCGTAAAATCTGGAAAGCTGAACAATGGGAATATGATTCTTGGGTTTCGACTTATATTGCAATTGCTCAAGGTGAACAATCAGGAGTTTCAGATGATATTGAGAAAGTTTTAGGACGGAAAGCTACCTCATTGATGGAATATTTGAAACAATTGTAG